A region of Eulemur rufifrons isolate Redbay unplaced genomic scaffold, OSU_ERuf_1 scaffold_150, whole genome shotgun sequence DNA encodes the following proteins:
- the ADNP2 gene encoding activity-dependent neuroprotector homeobox protein 2 isoform X4 produces MFHAPVRKVQNYTVNILGETKSSRSDVISFTCLKCNFSNTLYYSMKKHVLVAHFHYLINSYFGLRAEEGEPLKTAETPVEKVPPSDKYYCKKCSANASSQDALMYHILTSDIHRDLENKLRSVISEHIKRTGLLKQMHIAPKPAARLVVPTSSSAPSIPAAPPRFHLALPQSSPSPATVQPVTVAPGAPGSLTHSPPAAAQSHVTLVSSPLPVGQNSLTLPSSAPQPVFLSHGVPLHQSVNPPVLPLSQPVGPISKSVGTGVLPLSPAVRPGVLPLPQPVGPMRPGVLPVSPSVTPGVLQAVSPGVISVSRAVPAGVLPAGHMTPAGVIPGQTATSGVLPPGQMVQSGVLPVGQTAPSRVLPAGQVVPSGLLSPSQTVSSGGVPGSQGVSSGVLQLSQPVMPGVLPVGQPARPGVLQLSQPVSTSILPVSQPFRPGASQNTTFLTSGSILRQLIPTGKQVNGIPTYTLAPVSVTLPVPPGGVATVAPPQVPIQLLPSGTAAPMAGALPGIPSPSVLVNASQNVFIQASCSAADTSQALKQAKQWKTCPVCNELFPSNVYQVHMEVAHKHSECRAGDKLEPEKLAACAPFLKWMREKTVRCLSCKCLVCEDELIHHLLMHGLGCLFCPRTFHDIRGLSEHSRTMHLGKKKLPVDYSNKGFQLDIDANGNLLFPHLDFITVLPKEELGEREVYLAILAGIHSKSLVPVYVKVRPHAEGTAGSPSKQVSTCPFCFGTFVAPEAYELHLKERHHIMPTVHTILKSPAFKCIHCCGVYTGNMTLAAIAVHLLRCRSAPKDSGSDLQGQPDAVESSEPLLLNGEVVPDAPFSAKRKLPEAHAGAEDQRAGEEPPLVLNVDAAPGPEKGTSVVPFKRQRNETRTEGPVVSEDALQILALDPKKYEDRSYEEKKQFLRDYFHKRPYPSKKEIELLSSLLWVWKIDVASFFGKRRYICMKAIKNHKPSVLLGFDMSELKNVKHRLNFEYEPQNL; encoded by the coding sequence ATGTTCCATGCTCCTGTGCGGAAAGTGCAGAACTACACAGTGAACATTTTGGGTGAAACTAAGTCGTCGAGGAGTGACGTGATAAGCTTTACCTGTTTAAAGTGCAACTTCTCGAACACTCTGTACTACAGCATGAAGAAGCACGTGCTGGTGGCCCATTTCCACTACTTGATAAACTCCTACTTTGGCCTGCGGGCTGAGGAGGGCGAGCCGCTGAAAACTGCCGAGACTCCTGTGGAGAAGGTCCCACCGTCTGACAAGTATTACTGTAAAAAGTGCAGTGCCAACGCCAGCAGCCAGGATGCATTAATGTATCACATTTTGACATCAGATATACACAGGGATTTGGAAAATAAGCTTAGATCTGTGATTTCAGAACACATTAAGAGGACTGGACTTTTGAAGCAAATGCATATTGCCCCCAAACCGGCCGCGCGGCTGGTCGTGCCGACCAGCAGCAGTGCTCCGAGCATCCCGGCCGCGCCGCCGCGCTTCCACCTGGCCCTGCCACAGAGCAGTCCCAGCCCGGCCACAGTGCAGCCAGTGACGGTGGCCCCAGGTGCTCCCGGCAGCCTCACCCATTCCCCACCGGCCGCTGCCCAGTCCCACGTGACTCTGGTCTCCAGCCCTCTGCCCGTGGGCCAGAACAGCCTCACCCTGCCGTCCTCAGCGCCTCAGCCGGTCTTTCTTTCTCACGGGGTTCCACTTCACCAGTCTGTGAACCCTCCCGTGCTGCCCTTGAGTCAGCCGGTTGGACCCATAAGTAAGTCTGTGGGCACCGGTGTCCTCCCCCTAAGTCCGGCTGTCCGCCCCGGGGTtttacccctcccccagcccgtgGGGCCCATGAGGCCTGGTGTCCTTCCTGTTAGTCCCTCTGTCACCCCCGGAGTTCTTCAGGCTGTCTCGCCAGGGGTGATCTCTGTGAGCCGGGCGGTGCCAGCCGGGGTCCTTCCTGCAGGCCACATGACCCCTGCTGGGGTTATCCCTGGGCAGACGGCAACCTCCGGGGTCCTTCCTCCTGGTCAGATGGTCCAGTCAGGGGTGCTTCCTGTTGGCCAGACGGCCCCGTCACGGGTCCTCCCTGCAGGTCAGGTGGTCCCGTCTGGTCTGCTTTCTCCCAGCCAGACGGTCTCCTCGGGGGGTGTCCCCGGGAGCCAGGGGGTGAGTTCTGGTGTCCTGCAGCTCAGCCAGCCTGTCATGCCAGGAGTTCTCCCCGTGGGCCAGCCAGCGAGGCCCGGGGTTCTGCAGCTCAGCCAGCCGGTCAGCACCAGCATTCTGCCCGTGAGCCAGCCGTTCAGACCCGGCGCTTCACAGAACACCACCTTCCTCACCTCGGGCTCTATTCTCAGACAGCTCATCCCTACGGGGAAGCAGGTGAACGGGATTCCGACCTACACGCTGGCCCCGGTGTCTGTCACTCTGCCCGTGCCCCCCGGAGGTGTGGCAACGGTGGCCCCGCCCCAGGTGCCCATCCAGCTGCTGCCATCGGGCACAGCAGCCCCGATGGCTGGCGCCCTGCCCGGCATTCCCTCCCCGTCGGTGCTGGTGAATGCCTCCCAGAACGTGTTCATTCAGGCCTCTTGCTCTGCGGCAGATACGAGCCAGGCGCTGAAGCAGGCCAAGCAGTGGAAAACCTGTCCCGTTTGCAATGAGCTCTTCCCCTCCAACGTCTACCAGGTCCACATGGAGGTGGCCCACAAGCACAGCGAGTGCAGGGCTGGGGACAAGCTCGAGCCCGAGAAGCTGGCAGCGTGTGCGCCGTTTCTCAAGTGGATGAGAGAGAAGACGGTTCGCTGTCTGTCCTGCAAATGCCTGGTCTGCGAGGACGAGCTCATCCATCACTTGCTGATGCACGGCCTGGGCTGCTTGTTCTGTCCGCGCACGTTCCACGACATCCGAGGCCTCTCCGAGCACAGCAGGACCATGCACCTGGGGAAGAAGAAGTTACCTGTGGACTACAGCAACAAGGGCTTTCAGCTGGACATCGACGCCAACGGCAACCTGCTGTTCCCCCACCTTGACTTCATTACCGTGCTGCCAAAGGAGGAGCTCGGGGAGCGGGAAGTCTACCTGGCCATACTGGCCGGGATACACTCCAAGTCCCTGGTGCCCGTGTACGTGAAGGTGCGGCCCCATGCCGAGGGCACGGCCGGCAGCCCCAGCAAGCAGGTGTCCACCTGCCCCTTCTGCTTTGGCACCTTTGTGGCGCCGGAGGCGTACGAGCTGCACTTGAAGGAGAGGCACCACATCATGCCCACGGTGCACACGATTCTGAAGTCCCCCGCGTTCAAGTGCATCCACTGCTGTGGGGTCTACACTGGCAACATGACGCTGGCCGCCATCGCCGTCCACCTGCTGCGCTGCAGGAGTGCCCCCAAGGACAGCGGCTCCGACCTGCAGGGCCAGCCTGACGCCGTGGAGAGCAGCGAGCCGCTCCTGCTCAACGGCGAGGTCGTCCCCGACGCCCCCTTCTCTGCGAAGAGAAAGCTGCCCGAGGCCCACGCGGGGGCCGAAGACCAGAGGGCCGGGGAGGAGCCGCCTCTCGTCCTGAATGTGGATGCCGCCCCCGGTCCAGAAAAAGGGACGAGCGTTGTGCcttttaaaagacaaaggaaCGAAACCAGGACAGAGGGACCGGTCGTTAGCGAAGATGCTCTTCAGATTTTAGCATTAGATCCTAAAAAATATGAAGACCGttcttatgaagaaaaaaagcaatttcttAGAGATTATTTCCATAAGAGACCGTATCCTAGTAAAAAGGAGATAGAACTCTTATCCTCACTCTTATGGGTGTGGAAAATTGATGTGGCTTCATTTTTTGGGAAAAGAAGGTATATTTGcatgaaagcaataaaaaatcacAAGCCTTCTGTACTTTTAGGCTTTGACATGTCTgaacttaaaaatgttaaacacagattGAACTTTGAGTATGAACCACAAAACTtgtaa